In one window of Limnohabitans sp. MORI2 DNA:
- the nusA gene encoding transcription termination factor NusA — protein MNREMLMLVEAISREKNVERDVVFGAVELALAQATKKLYEGDVDIRVAMDRDTGEYETFRRWLVVPDEAGLQNPDAEEMLMDARERVADVEEGEYIEEAVESLPIGRIGAMAAKQVILQKIRDAEREMLLNEFMSRGDKIFVGTVKRMDKGDIIVESGRVEGRLRRSEMIPKENFRSGDRVRAMIMDVDLTLRGAPIILSRSAPEFMVELFRHEVPEIEQGMLEIKSCARDAGSRAKIAVISHDKRVDPIGTCVGVRGTRVNAVTTELAGERVDIVLWSEDPAQFVIGALAPANVSSIVVDEERHAMDVVVDEENLAIAIGRGGQNVRLAAELTGWKINIMDAAESAQKQADETHSIRELFMAKLDVDQEVADILIEEGFTSLEEVAYVPLQEMLEIESFDEDTINELRTRAKDALLTMEIAREESVEEVSQDLRDLEGLNAEFLPKLAESGVHTRDDLADLAVDELTAITGQSEEDAKALILKAREHWFTGQE, from the coding sequence ATGAACCGCGAAATGTTGATGCTGGTCGAGGCAATCTCGCGCGAGAAAAACGTCGAACGCGATGTGGTGTTTGGCGCCGTTGAGTTGGCGTTGGCCCAAGCCACCAAAAAGCTGTACGAAGGCGACGTGGACATCCGCGTGGCGATGGACCGCGACACAGGCGAGTACGAAACATTCCGCCGCTGGTTGGTGGTGCCTGATGAAGCTGGCTTGCAAAACCCAGATGCTGAAGAAATGCTGATGGACGCTCGCGAGCGCGTGGCCGACGTCGAAGAAGGCGAATACATCGAAGAAGCTGTCGAGTCTTTGCCCATCGGTCGCATTGGCGCGATGGCTGCGAAGCAAGTGATCTTGCAAAAAATTCGCGATGCTGAGCGCGAAATGTTGCTGAACGAATTCATGTCACGCGGCGATAAGATTTTTGTCGGTACTGTCAAGCGCATGGACAAAGGCGACATCATTGTCGAATCCGGTCGCGTCGAAGGTCGTCTGCGTCGCAGCGAAATGATTCCCAAGGAAAACTTCCGCAGTGGTGACCGTGTGCGCGCCATGATCATGGACGTAGACCTCACCTTGCGTGGCGCGCCGATCATCTTGTCGCGTTCAGCCCCAGAATTCATGGTCGAGTTGTTCCGCCATGAAGTGCCAGAAATCGAACAAGGCATGCTCGAGATCAAATCTTGCGCCCGTGACGCTGGTTCACGCGCCAAGATCGCTGTGATTTCTCACGACAAGCGCGTGGACCCCATCGGTACTTGCGTTGGCGTGCGTGGCACTCGCGTGAACGCGGTGACCACCGAGCTCGCAGGCGAGCGCGTGGACATCGTGTTGTGGAGTGAAGACCCAGCTCAGTTTGTGATTGGCGCTTTGGCACCTGCCAACGTGAGCTCCATCGTGGTGGACGAAGAGCGTCACGCCATGGATGTGGTGGTGGACGAAGAAAACCTCGCCATCGCCATCGGTCGCGGCGGCCAAAACGTGCGTTTGGCAGCTGAATTGACCGGCTGGAAAATCAACATCATGGATGCCGCTGAGTCTGCTCAGAAACAAGCTGACGAAACACACAGCATCCGCGAATTGTTCATGGCCAAGTTGGACGTGGACCAAGAAGTGGCGGATATCCTGATCGAAGAAGGTTTCACCAGCTTGGAAGAAGTGGCCTATGTGCCCTTGCAAGAGATGCTGGAAATCGAAAGCTTCGACGAAGACACCATCAACGAGTTGCGCACCCGCGCCAAAGACGCGTTGTTGACGATGGAAATTGCACGCGAAGAGAGCGTCGAAGAGGTGTCGCAAGATTTGCGCGACCTCGAAGGATTGAATGCGGAGTTCTTGCCTAAGTTGGCCGAGAGCGGCGTACACACCCGTGACGATTTGGCCGATTTGGCCGTGGACGAGCTCACAGCCATCACAGGCCAAAGCGAAGAAGATGCCAAAGCCCTGATCTTGAAGGCACGTGAACATTGGTTCACGGGTCAAGAGTAA